A stretch of Ipomoea triloba cultivar NCNSP0323 chromosome 13, ASM357664v1 DNA encodes these proteins:
- the LOC116000869 gene encoding uncharacterized protein LOC116000869, whose amino-acid sequence MFDDWQDVRHRSLINFLVNNPSGTVFLKYVDASEHVKDAKLLFRLLDKVVEKVGEELVVQVITDNASNYRATGLMLMEKRKHLYWTPCAAHCLDLMLEKIGELSQHKNALIKAKKVSLNLNLMRQFTNIELIRSVATRFSTAYLTLQSIYQVRQPLEFGSYVHL is encoded by the coding sequence ATGTTTGATGATTGGCAAGATGTTAGACATAGGAGTCTAATTAATTTCCTTGTTAATAATCCTAGTGGCACAGTTTTTCTAAAATATGTTGATGCTTCTGAACATGTTAAGGATGCTAAATTGTTGTTTCGGTTGCTTGATAAAGTTGTTGAGAAAGTTGGAGAAGAACTTGTGGTTCAAGTGATCACTGATAATGCAAGCAACTACCGTGCAACGGGGTTAATGCTTATGGAGAAGAGAAAGCATTTATACTGGACTCCATGTGCTGCACATTGTCTTGATCTAATGCTAGAGAAGATTGGAGAGTTGTCACAACACAAAAATGCTTTGATCAAGGCAAAGAAAGTGagcttgaacttgaacttgatgAGACAATTCACGAATATAGAGCTTATTAGGTCGGTTGCCACTAGATTTTCCACTGCATATTTGACGTTGCAAAGCATTTATCAGGTGAGGCAACCATTGGAATTTGGAAGTTATGTTCACTTATGA